One stretch of Treponema pectinovorum DNA includes these proteins:
- a CDS encoding NlpC/P60 family protein, with protein sequence MFEWVHKYVGIPFCSSGRDFTGVDCYGLVRLILNNEYGYDLPLLTGNYSDALDKKQTQKLFDLNVPVFCAEKISTPEEQSVALIKSRGLATHVALYAGDGFIIHAVNRLGSVCERISNSGLSGTIEGWYHVNKNSRST encoded by the coding sequence ATGTTTGAATGGGTACATAAATATGTGGGAATTCCTTTTTGTTCTAGTGGAAGAGATTTTACAGGTGTTGATTGCTATGGACTCGTGCGCCTTATTTTAAACAATGAATATGGATATGACTTACCCTTACTGACAGGGAACTATTCGGATGCACTTGATAAAAAACAGACTCAAAAATTATTTGACTTAAATGTTCCAGTTTTTTGTGCAGAAAAGATTTCTACACCAGAAGAACAGTCCGTTGCTCTTATTAAATCCAGAGGGCTTGCCACCCATGTCGCTTTGTATGCTGGAGACGGTTTTATAATCCATGCTGTTAATAGATTAGGCTCTGTCTGCGAGAGGATTTCAAATTCCGGACTTAGCGGCACTATTGAAGGGTGGTATCATGTCAATAAAAATTCACGCTCAACTTAA
- a CDS encoding phage tail length tape measure family protein has product MAELTEEMRVLVTAEVDRAVKNLQALDKKTNETGSNFKKLGVAIGSAFAVKEIVNFSKNAISSFEQSQKTARTLSAVLKATGSEAWTSSEKLQSMARSLQELTGYEDDAILSMQSVLLGFKNIKGDTFEEATKAILDMANVMGMDLKSAAQSVGKALDDPEKGLDSLKKQGFNFSESQKGLMKSLMDTGKKAQAQKIILDELAGTFGGAAQAGVTASNKLKNALGDLQKTAGQMLSPLAEDLANLTGDFLASLGNMDAGTKDFIAGMLEVVAVSAPCILAIKGISIALTALAANPVMLAIGATVAGVALIGGAAKKSRNEFDNLSKEINNTVSAEKQLLQAFSQGNEQKVLDQKTTDELIKLYPQLNGTINAYTTTVEEASAATKKLNDQKLLDSSSSGIKNYMKRLDDISSLEEKINKYSKSSNDIDLEHVKILREQKEEQLKIAESLRTQINERIKVTGKELLSNGSLKDLPVIKLPAKLELDTSEESLNLNIKTWKEWWEKITGISQFSFKTGQEAGKLYVKGLESALSASEDISKVLSEDISKVLGEKSNLTGFIENQMGEIQKNLQALLTVPQDKIDKPFELIDKSISELIKKYKDLKSARNRALIDDEIFDLQKKVDNLGKTERELVLKRLDDIQATAEQKEAYMSLYDAIALSNGSFSSLAEKLGIITKNGLLQIDGWKEYAKVLGETVSQLANASFDATLSGFETFGKALGEGASASDALKSAFVDMAQSILNQLPLLFMQAGLQLIAQGQWAMGLGFIAAAGSTAITAGFVKGKKNSSKETNALGGVYGDDSYARFAKGGTFTNSIVTSPTVFRFARGSDFGTGLMGEAGPEAIMPLKRGSDGTLGVESSVANVAIPVYIYNYSSEEVSAKESFSEDGQKQIEVKIGAVINAHIASGKADKAMQGRYGVKAQGV; this is encoded by the coding sequence ATGGCTGAACTTACAGAAGAGATGAGAGTCCTTGTTACAGCAGAAGTTGACAGGGCTGTAAAAAACTTACAAGCACTTGATAAAAAAACAAATGAAACTGGTAGCAATTTTAAAAAACTGGGAGTTGCTATTGGCTCTGCTTTTGCTGTAAAAGAAATAGTCAATTTTTCCAAGAACGCTATAAGCTCTTTTGAACAATCTCAGAAAACCGCACGCACTTTAAGTGCAGTTTTAAAAGCCACAGGTTCTGAAGCGTGGACTAGTTCAGAAAAACTTCAGAGTATGGCTCGTTCTCTCCAGGAACTTACAGGATATGAAGACGATGCAATTCTTTCGATGCAGTCTGTTTTGCTCGGATTTAAAAATATAAAAGGCGACACATTTGAAGAAGCAACCAAAGCAATTTTAGATATGGCAAATGTCATGGGAATGGACTTAAAAAGTGCTGCTCAATCAGTGGGAAAAGCCTTAGACGACCCTGAAAAAGGTTTGGATTCGCTTAAAAAACAAGGATTTAATTTTAGTGAATCGCAGAAAGGCTTGATGAAATCCCTCATGGATACGGGGAAAAAAGCGCAAGCACAAAAAATAATTTTAGATGAACTGGCAGGAACTTTTGGTGGCGCTGCTCAAGCTGGAGTTACTGCAAGTAACAAATTAAAGAACGCGCTTGGAGATTTGCAGAAAACAGCCGGTCAAATGCTTTCACCACTTGCCGAAGATTTGGCAAATCTTACAGGGGATTTTTTAGCATCCTTAGGAAATATGGATGCTGGAACAAAAGACTTTATTGCAGGAATGCTTGAAGTTGTTGCTGTTTCCGCTCCTTGCATACTTGCAATTAAAGGAATAAGTATTGCTTTAACTGCTCTGGCTGCAAATCCCGTAATGCTTGCTATTGGGGCAACAGTTGCAGGAGTTGCTTTGATTGGAGGCGCTGCAAAAAAAAGCAGGAATGAATTTGATAATTTAAGCAAAGAAATCAATAACACCGTGTCGGCAGAAAAACAATTACTTCAAGCATTTTCTCAAGGTAATGAGCAAAAAGTACTTGATCAAAAAACAACAGACGAATTGATTAAACTCTATCCTCAACTAAACGGGACTATAAACGCTTATACAACGACTGTCGAAGAAGCTTCCGCCGCGACAAAAAAATTAAATGACCAAAAACTTCTTGATTCTTCAAGCTCTGGGATAAAAAATTATATGAAGCGGCTTGATGATATCTCAAGCCTTGAAGAAAAGATTAATAAGTATTCAAAATCTTCTAATGATATAGATTTAGAACATGTAAAAATATTGCGGGAGCAAAAGGAAGAACAGCTAAAAATCGCAGAGTCTTTAAGAACTCAAATAAATGAGAGGATAAAAGTTACTGGAAAAGAACTTTTATCAAACGGGAGTTTGAAGGATTTGCCTGTAATAAAACTTCCTGCAAAACTTGAACTTGATACCTCAGAAGAATCTCTAAATCTTAACATAAAGACTTGGAAAGAATGGTGGGAGAAGATAACAGGTATATCTCAGTTCTCTTTTAAAACAGGACAAGAAGCTGGGAAACTTTATGTAAAAGGCCTTGAATCTGCCCTTTCTGCTTCTGAAGATATCTCAAAAGTTTTGTCTGAAGATATTTCAAAAGTTTTGGGAGAAAAATCTAATTTAACAGGATTTATTGAAAATCAAATGGGAGAGATCCAGAAAAATCTACAAGCTCTTTTGACAGTCCCTCAAGATAAAATCGACAAACCCTTTGAACTGATTGATAAATCTATCAGCGAACTCATAAAAAAATATAAAGACTTAAAATCTGCTAGAAACCGTGCTCTGATTGATGATGAAATTTTTGACTTACAAAAAAAAGTTGATAACCTTGGAAAAACTGAGCGAGAACTAGTATTAAAGCGCCTCGATGATATTCAAGCAACCGCAGAACAAAAAGAAGCGTATATGTCTCTCTATGACGCAATCGCTTTAAGTAACGGAAGCTTTTCATCATTGGCTGAAAAACTAGGGATTATCACAAAAAATGGATTATTACAGATTGACGGCTGGAAAGAGTATGCAAAAGTCTTGGGAGAAACTGTTAGTCAGCTTGCAAACGCATCGTTTGATGCAACGCTTTCTGGATTTGAGACTTTTGGCAAAGCTCTTGGGGAAGGAGCAAGTGCAAGCGATGCCCTAAAATCAGCTTTTGTTGATATGGCACAAAGTATCCTAAACCAATTACCTTTACTTTTTATGCAGGCAGGACTTCAGCTTATAGCGCAAGGACAATGGGCAATGGGACTAGGGTTTATTGCAGCGGCAGGCTCTACAGCCATAACGGCAGGATTCGTAAAAGGGAAAAAAAATTCTTCTAAAGAAACAAACGCCTTAGGCGGAGTTTACGGAGATGACTCTTATGCAAGGTTTGCTAAAGGAGGCACTTTTACAAACTCTATAGTAACAAGCCCGACTGTTTTTAGATTTGCACGCGGTTCTGATTTTGGAACAGGGCTAATGGGCGAAGCAGGTCCTGAAGCCATAATGCCATTAAAAAGAGGTTCTGATGGGACTCTTGGAGTTGAATCTTCTGTGGCAAATGTGGCTATTCCTGTCTACATCTATAATTATTCTAGTGAAGAAGTAAGTGCAAAAGAAAGTTTTAGCGAGGACGGACAAAAACAAATCGAAGTAAAAATTGGAGCAGTAATAAACGCACATATTGCCTCTGGGAAAGCCGACAAAGCAATGCAAGGACGATATGGTGTTAAGGCACAAGGAGTATAA
- a CDS encoding major capsid protein: MPIRRILQADIVRMTATKPENTSLAAAYFKQRPMHNSTHIAASKIKKEIGNIPVVGRGGPGVRPKHGAETILIEPMPIEIDDTISAVDMDNYERSTELGKNQIIDEFTGEHYDMVRETMNALCCQAHRGKIDYMMKSEGGLQRYVVEFGTSAEISAMKEKSSTLKLSAATYADFVKILTGLSLKLKKNGVGGPVEFIAASNVYAKMLDAVAAKPNLAARIDGESLMVGQFKVFCDNDSYINVDSSGQKTTKSLCDDGEILCRALNAGQSMPFCKLDDTIQQNATPFYTFTVERQDHRGTDIYSKSKPLPLVNIRGIAWFEFLAE; the protein is encoded by the coding sequence ATGCCTATAAGAAGAATTTTGCAGGCTGACATTGTAAGAATGACAGCGACAAAACCCGAAAATACATCGCTTGCGGCTGCCTACTTCAAGCAGCGCCCCATGCACAACAGCACCCACATCGCCGCTAGCAAGATTAAAAAGGAGATAGGGAACATCCCTGTCGTGGGACGAGGAGGACCTGGCGTTCGTCCAAAACATGGAGCCGAGACAATTTTGATTGAACCCATGCCTATCGAGATTGACGACACGATTTCGGCAGTCGATATGGACAACTATGAAAGGTCAACCGAGCTGGGCAAGAACCAGATTATCGACGAGTTTACAGGCGAACACTATGACATGGTTCGAGAGACTATGAATGCTTTGTGCTGTCAGGCTCATCGAGGAAAAATCGACTACATGATGAAAAGCGAAGGCGGACTTCAGAGGTATGTTGTCGAGTTTGGAACAAGCGCCGAAATTTCTGCGATGAAGGAAAAATCCTCGACGTTAAAACTTTCCGCCGCGACTTATGCTGACTTTGTAAAAATTCTTACGGGACTTTCTTTGAAGCTCAAGAAAAACGGTGTCGGAGGACCTGTGGAATTTATTGCAGCAAGCAATGTTTACGCGAAGATGCTCGACGCTGTAGCTGCAAAGCCAAACCTTGCGGCTCGCATTGACGGAGAGTCGTTGATGGTCGGGCAGTTTAAGGTTTTCTGCGACAACGATTCCTATATCAATGTCGATTCAAGCGGGCAGAAAACCACAAAATCGCTTTGCGACGATGGTGAGATTCTTTGCCGTGCCTTGAATGCAGGTCAGTCAATGCCCTTCTGCAAACTGGACGACACAATCCAGCAGAATGCGACTCCGTTCTACACTTTCACTGTGGAAAGGCAGGACCACCGGGGAACAGACATATATTCAAAATCAAAGCCATTGCCTCTTGTGAACATCAGGGGCATTGCCTGGTTTGAATTCCTTGCCGAATAG
- a CDS encoding glutamyl-tRNA amidotransferase: MICIEECAVCIHQRHDLKDGWIPTCDAFPDGKPKNFNYGRVTEMKECNNGIGYEKDPSKPDILPK; the protein is encoded by the coding sequence ATGATTTGTATAGAAGAATGTGCCGTATGTATACACCAGAGGCACGACTTGAAGGATGGATGGATTCCAACGTGTGATGCATTTCCTGATGGGAAACCAAAAAACTTTAATTATGGAAGAGTTACGGAAATGAAAGAATGTAATAATGGCATAGGTTATGAAAAAGACCCTTCCAAGCCAGATATATTGCCAAAATAA
- a CDS encoding phage virion morphogenesis protein yields MGVAVIKSISDIAKRLSTSVLESCMREVSKALVSSTQRKINSGIPPENAPLTQTIKKGNKTLRDNGQLLSSISAHNGKNWASVGTNLHYAKIVQEGGTVSGKKSGLWIPAGFHVRELMRKYNAQKAGELISAMKNAGWKIWRQGGVCWARKEKGQEITLFIIKKSVDIPSRPFMYLDEKDQKYIEKKVKTEIHNALKDG; encoded by the coding sequence ATGGGTGTAGCAGTAATAAAAAGTATTAGCGACATCGCAAAAAGACTTTCGACTTCCGTACTTGAGTCTTGTATGAGAGAAGTTTCCAAAGCGCTTGTAAGTTCAACACAAAGAAAAATTAACTCCGGAATTCCACCAGAGAACGCACCTCTGACCCAGACGATAAAAAAAGGCAATAAAACTTTGAGAGACAACGGACAACTTCTTTCTTCAATTTCTGCTCACAACGGAAAAAACTGGGCAAGCGTGGGAACAAATTTACATTATGCAAAGATTGTTCAGGAAGGTGGAACTGTAAGCGGGAAAAAAAGTGGGCTTTGGATTCCTGCTGGCTTTCATGTTCGAGAACTTATGAGAAAGTACAATGCACAGAAAGCTGGCGAATTGATTTCTGCAATGAAAAACGCAGGCTGGAAAATCTGGCGACAAGGTGGGGTCTGCTGGGCAAGAAAAGAAAAAGGTCAAGAGATAACTCTTTTTATCATAAAAAAAAGTGTTGACATACCTTCTCGCCCTTTTATGTACCTTGATGAAAAAGACCAAAAATACATAGAAAAAAAAGTAAAAACTGAAATTCACAATGCACTTAAGGACGGCTGA
- a CDS encoding DUF4406 domain-containing protein, with amino-acid sequence MKIYIAGKISGNPCYKDDFNLAEKELTALGHSVMNPAWLKAGREFSWKDYMTASRGMQEVCDAVFFIEGWQTSKGAQKEFVFAVESEQKIFFNIHEVPQCTPNEKTAG; translated from the coding sequence ATGAAGATATACATAGCGGGAAAAATTAGTGGAAACCCCTGCTACAAGGATGATTTTAATCTTGCGGAAAAAGAACTTACGGCTCTTGGACATTCCGTCATGAATCCAGCATGGCTTAAAGCCGGCAGGGAGTTTTCCTGGAAAGATTATATGACTGCAAGCCGGGGGATGCAGGAAGTCTGCGATGCAGTTTTTTTTATTGAAGGCTGGCAAACAAGCAAAGGAGCGCAAAAGGAATTCGTTTTTGCGGTAGAAAGTGAACAAAAGATTTTCTTCAACATTCACGAAGTTCCTCAGTGCACGCCGAATGAAAAAACGGCTGGCTAA
- a CDS encoding host specificity factor TipJ family phage tail protein, whose amino-acid sequence MSIKIHAQLNPFSSEITTFEELKKLSIREILNKIDARKAVNTGWRVLVNDTAVMDFDFTPDDNSIIYIKVVPEGDNKDQGVGMKVGGAALVVLGVIIAVATAGTGLYAGIALVGSGLGLLAGGVVLYNLDIPSTKARESPKQDPSIRGSQNQLRPRGYIPMLFGRRRIYPDLAMTSFTWVEPESGSVYLYQLFCAGQKNQKIETDSIKIGETLLKDYSASGNINSILNGKDNLIEMKIAYGEDDPPLITKCVHEEQLNSALVNKTEEGQDGSIIRTTPDKTCEINVDIFFYNGLAQYDDEGKIKSASVEVRAEYKKAGESDNNYRLLGYFSKQTPSQKIYTQRFEYDEEGIQNWNENYAWENFSSWQRISGDSFVVNPLKKDKYSFSDIEDAGDYWKFSISYSQDFESFPSNNITAAELKTKRYAITKTSLESASYTVRVTRVTSDNKDTKVVDSVYVGSIRAIKNERPVKKEITKELTLIGLKIKASEKLNSVVERLNFISQSCLPIYDGKVNGAASWNTDATSSNPASAAMYAMRGNMAQQKLKDTDIDWESFSRLYNWCNEHEYKCNAYVTDSLTIKQLLSLIGSTCRAEITRLNGKISVIQDIKRDSFVQMFSPRNSRDYQEQIGFADVPDKIALPFVNEEAGFAEDETYVYNSPDGNEGREPAITCQDVQMWGVTKSSQVRRLGMYNYAVLKNRPIVHKFSTDIEYMLCRKGDWIKYAGDIALAGIAQGRLVQIIYDENSKITGVITDELLEMEQNKNYALRIRKSDGNSELLQLKTVEGANTQVIFLTPQENTLFIAEGDLFYFGTVGNDSIDLIITDITCGDNLSAELTCVEYAPEIFDVDKADFVLPEFESKITPVLAGVVDSGVYSEIPTTNFTVTEWATTSSDTVAPFNGWSTSAPQREEGRFIWMRIKTVYSDGRESYSKPVNTTGSAGAKGDDGAEYYGMYYQSFPSNPSIGGFFLAFDNFTHPAGLKTNKGVLIDNAKAVLSVKEINYKKGFIYVLTKNGWTIVEDRTNFRYVIALEDLLKIGGEVSGGLENHLNSKKDEAIEQANSYTNLKTDETLEQANNSVSLYAPKYLGFGKILSNSEIERYFFNDEGKMSSVSEKFSDIKNGDWFISINIENLAGSIVIAKNNEWISLNLGASGTSKYLDSCQSDLFNLGSLGYTIPGLSIVQNAMIKNLFSKVLTIMNGGIIKSSNFLDANGKEAFRLSNDGKRDLLFNAAQGFGVDTQGNAEFMSKVHIGGELNVDGKALFGQKAIFKGALSQGGNFYYCGVFNFSYVNNTLVLDSRSKLKGYKLIRIDKGRYILWLPPNFLYAVRGEQNMSDWANAPFVIREYISDSRKTNEDGYDYVYYTGKPYNTNPVNQLNISSFGWIMGSSIHPNEKNSYGIILYFTDFNSDDFTDPIIAKFHLFIGGNIIL is encoded by the coding sequence ATGTCAATAAAAATTCACGCTCAACTTAATCCGTTCTCATCAGAAATAACTACATTTGAAGAATTAAAAAAACTTTCTATACGAGAAATATTAAATAAAATTGATGCTAGAAAAGCGGTAAATACAGGTTGGAGAGTTCTTGTAAATGATACTGCTGTAATGGATTTTGATTTTACCCCTGATGACAATTCAATCATCTATATAAAAGTCGTACCCGAAGGAGACAATAAAGACCAGGGCGTTGGAATGAAAGTCGGAGGTGCGGCACTCGTTGTCCTTGGAGTTATAATCGCAGTTGCAACAGCAGGTACAGGATTATATGCAGGAATTGCCCTTGTAGGCTCTGGGCTTGGACTTCTCGCCGGTGGAGTTGTTTTATACAATCTTGATATTCCAAGCACTAAAGCCCGCGAAAGTCCAAAACAAGACCCTTCAATTAGAGGAAGTCAAAACCAGCTGCGTCCACGTGGTTACATTCCAATGCTTTTTGGAAGAAGGAGAATTTATCCAGACCTTGCTATGACCTCGTTTACCTGGGTAGAGCCTGAAAGTGGCTCTGTTTATCTTTATCAACTTTTTTGTGCAGGTCAAAAAAATCAAAAAATCGAAACAGATTCAATTAAAATCGGCGAAACTCTTCTAAAAGACTATTCTGCTTCTGGGAATATAAACTCTATTCTAAATGGTAAAGACAATCTGATAGAGATGAAAATCGCTTACGGAGAAGATGACCCACCGCTTATAACAAAATGCGTACACGAAGAACAACTCAATTCTGCCCTTGTAAATAAGACAGAAGAAGGACAAGACGGTTCTATAATCAGGACAACTCCAGATAAAACTTGTGAAATTAACGTAGATATATTTTTTTACAATGGACTGGCTCAGTATGATGATGAGGGAAAAATAAAATCTGCTTCTGTTGAAGTGCGTGCTGAATATAAAAAGGCAGGCGAAAGCGATAATAACTATAGACTTTTAGGATATTTTTCAAAGCAGACTCCCAGTCAAAAGATCTACACACAGAGATTTGAATATGATGAAGAAGGAATTCAAAACTGGAATGAAAATTATGCCTGGGAAAATTTCAGCTCCTGGCAAAGAATTTCTGGAGACAGTTTTGTTGTAAATCCTTTGAAAAAAGACAAATACTCATTTTCTGATATAGAAGACGCTGGCGACTATTGGAAATTCAGTATTTCATATTCACAAGATTTTGAATCTTTTCCGTCGAACAACATAACGGCGGCAGAACTTAAAACTAAAAGATACGCAATCACAAAAACTTCTCTCGAAAGTGCTTCTTATACGGTTCGTGTTACGAGAGTAACTTCTGATAATAAAGATACCAAAGTTGTCGATTCCGTCTATGTTGGAAGCATACGAGCTATAAAAAATGAAAGACCTGTAAAAAAAGAAATAACCAAAGAACTTACCCTTATCGGTTTAAAGATAAAAGCCTCTGAAAAACTAAATTCTGTGGTCGAAAGGCTAAACTTTATCTCTCAATCCTGTCTTCCAATATACGATGGCAAGGTGAACGGGGCGGCTTCGTGGAATACAGATGCAACTTCGTCTAATCCTGCGTCGGCTGCAATGTATGCGATGCGCGGAAATATGGCACAACAAAAACTAAAAGATACTGACATCGACTGGGAAAGTTTTTCGCGCCTCTACAACTGGTGTAATGAACACGAGTATAAATGCAATGCTTATGTAACAGATTCTCTTACGATAAAACAACTATTGTCTCTCATAGGCTCTACTTGCCGAGCAGAAATCACTCGGTTAAATGGAAAAATCAGCGTTATTCAAGATATTAAAAGAGATAGTTTTGTTCAGATGTTTTCGCCGCGTAATAGCCGGGATTATCAAGAGCAGATAGGATTTGCAGATGTTCCTGATAAGATTGCTCTTCCTTTTGTAAACGAGGAAGCAGGATTTGCAGAAGATGAAACGTATGTTTATAACAGTCCAGATGGAAATGAAGGAAGAGAACCCGCGATAACTTGTCAAGATGTTCAAATGTGGGGTGTTACAAAAAGCAGTCAAGTTAGACGACTTGGAATGTATAACTATGCTGTCTTAAAAAATAGACCTATAGTTCATAAGTTTTCGACAGATATTGAATATATGCTTTGTCGTAAGGGTGACTGGATTAAATACGCCGGCGACATCGCTTTGGCAGGAATTGCACAGGGACGGCTTGTTCAAATTATCTATGATGAAAATTCAAAAATAACCGGAGTAATTACTGATGAACTGCTGGAAATGGAGCAAAACAAGAATTACGCACTTCGTATAAGAAAATCAGATGGAAATTCTGAACTATTGCAATTAAAGACAGTTGAGGGAGCTAACACACAGGTAATTTTTTTAACTCCGCAAGAAAATACACTTTTTATTGCAGAGGGAGACCTTTTTTATTTCGGAACAGTGGGGAATGATTCTATCGATTTGATTATCACAGATATTACTTGTGGCGATAATCTTTCAGCTGAATTGACCTGTGTTGAGTATGCTCCAGAGATTTTTGATGTAGATAAGGCGGACTTTGTTCTGCCAGAGTTTGAAAGTAAGATAACTCCAGTTTTAGCAGGTGTAGTCGATTCTGGCGTCTATAGTGAAATTCCTACAACAAACTTTACTGTAACAGAATGGGCAACAACATCATCTGACACAGTTGCCCCATTTAATGGCTGGAGCACATCTGCCCCGCAAAGAGAAGAAGGACGATTTATCTGGATGAGGATAAAAACCGTTTATTCAGATGGAAGGGAAAGTTATTCTAAGCCTGTAAACACAACAGGTAGCGCAGGTGCAAAAGGAGATGATGGAGCAGAATATTACGGAATGTATTATCAAAGCTTTCCTTCTAATCCTTCAATAGGGGGATTCTTTCTTGCTTTTGATAATTTTACTCATCCGGCAGGTCTAAAAACCAATAAGGGAGTGTTAATCGATAATGCTAAAGCTGTACTTTCTGTTAAAGAAATAAATTATAAAAAAGGATTTATTTATGTTCTAACAAAAAATGGATGGACAATTGTCGAAGATAGGACGAACTTCCGCTATGTAATTGCATTAGAAGACTTACTAAAAATTGGGGGAGAAGTCTCAGGAGGTCTTGAAAATCATCTTAACTCAAAAAAAGATGAAGCGATAGAACAAGCAAATTCTTATACAAATTTAAAAACAGATGAAACTCTTGAGCAGGCAAACAACTCTGTTTCCTTATATGCACCAAAATATTTGGGCTTCGGAAAAATACTTAGCAATTCAGAAATTGAACGATACTTTTTTAATGACGAAGGGAAAATGTCTTCTGTTAGCGAAAAATTTTCTGATATAAAAAATGGCGATTGGTTTATTTCAATAAATATTGAAAACCTAGCAGGCTCTATAGTAATTGCGAAAAACAATGAATGGATTTCTTTGAACTTAGGAGCAAGCGGAACCTCAAAATACCTAGATTCATGTCAAAGCGATTTATTTAATTTAGGCTCGCTTGGATACACAATTCCAGGTCTGTCTATTGTTCAGAATGCAATGATCAAAAATCTATTTAGTAAAGTGCTTACGATAATGAACGGAGGAATCATAAAATCAAGCAATTTTTTAGATGCGAACGGAAAAGAAGCTTTTAGACTTAGTAACGATGGAAAGAGAGATTTATTGTTCAATGCTGCGCAGGGGTTTGGTGTAGACACTCAAGGAAATGCTGAATTTATGAGCAAGGTGCATATAGGGGGAGAATTGAATGTAGATGGAAAAGCCTTGTTTGGTCAAAAAGCAATTTTCAAAGGAGCTTTGTCGCAAGGAGGAAATTTTTATTATTGCGGTGTTTTTAACTTTTCCTATGTAAATAATACTTTGGTTTTAGATTCACGCTCCAAATTAAAAGGATATAAATTAATAAGAATTGATAAAGGTAG
- a CDS encoding DUF1833 family protein: MPDISKKAIEAVTAEETQEVFLTILKIYVDDSVFIRIVNDNQNLTIKGEEYLACAFTAVLPDQTGDGNKNCRLQIDNTDVSIYKIIKSSIGHKVTCDIAVVLSSSPEIYECGPFNFVLRNISADKNAITADLYDLYIQDRKATVFTYSPQDFPGMYF, translated from the coding sequence ATGCCTGATATAAGCAAGAAAGCCATAGAAGCAGTTACAGCAGAAGAAACTCAAGAAGTTTTCCTTACCATCTTAAAAATATATGTGGATGATTCAGTTTTTATTAGAATCGTAAACGATAATCAAAATCTCACTATAAAAGGAGAAGAATATTTAGCCTGTGCATTTACAGCGGTTCTCCCAGACCAAACAGGTGATGGAAATAAAAACTGCCGTCTTCAAATCGATAATACTGATGTTTCTATTTATAAGATAATTAAAAGTTCTATAGGACATAAGGTAACCTGTGATATTGCAGTGGTACTTTCTTCTTCTCCTGAAATTTATGAGTGTGGTCCTTTTAACTTTGTCTTACGCAATATAAGCGCAGATAAGAATGCAATTACAGCAGACCTTTATGACCTATATATCCAAGATAGAAAAGCAACTGTATTTACCTACTCGCCACAAGATTTTCCAGGAATGTATTTTTAA